TAATCAAAGTGATGCTAATTATCATTCAACAGTAAAAGTAATGTCAACGCAAAAATATGCTCATAAAAGTTTAACCAAAGCTTTAAAAGTTAAGAAAAAAAATTATCTTATCACAGGAGCAACAAATAAATTTGTTAAAAAATTAACAAAATATGTTCCCCAGAGTTGAGTTTTAACATCAGTTTATAACTATCAAAGGAAACGAAAAGAAAAATAAGTTCATTGAATATGTCAAGAAAAATAGACAATTAAAAAGTTACTTGAAGGGATGATTTTCTGTATTGAACAGGACTCATTCCTTTTAATTTGGCTTGTGGTCTAAAATTATTGTAAAAATAGATATATTTAGGTAGATTTTCAATAATTCATTTGGCTGTTCGTTTTTTTCTTTTTATATGATATAAAAATTCAGTTTTCATAGTACCAAATCATGATTCTGTATGGGCATTATCATAAGAGTTTCCACGTCTGGACATTGAAATCGTAATTCCAAGATAATTGCATAATTTTTCATAATCAGAATTTGTATAATGAAAACCTTGATCTGATTGTAGAACTCAAGTTGATGGCTTTCCAGCTTTTACTCAAGAATTAATTATGTTTTTAAAGACAAATTCTTT
The Spiroplasma chrysopicola DF-1 genome window above contains:
- a CDS encoding IS3 family transposase — its product is MNQDFSTTDINQKIGTDITYLLTSDKTYFLSIVKDFHTNEILDYQISNNLEKEFVFKNIINSWVKAGKPSTWVLQSDQGFHYTNSDYEKLCNYLGITISMSRRGNSYDNAHTESWFGTMKTEFLYHIKRKKRTAKWIIENLPKYIYFYNNFRPQAKLKGMSPVQYRKSSLQVTF